From the Candidatus Zixiibacteriota bacterium genome, the window TTAGGCTTCTGGTGTAAAGTCTTCTTGAACCCCGCCGCCAGGCGGGGTTTTTGTTTTGTTGACAAGCGGGAAGCAACCGCTAAATTGGTCAATTATGATTGAAATTGCCCGCTATTCCGGATGTTTCATTTGCGGCGACCAGAACCAGTATGGTTTAAAAGTCAAATTTTTCTACACGGAAGGGAAGGCGGTCGCCGAATGCACCGCGCAACAACACTTTGAGGGGTACAAAGATATCTATCATGGCGGGATAACGGCCAGCCTGCTGGATGAAGTGATGATTAAGGCGCTTTTGGCGCGCCATATTTTTGCCATGACGGTAGAGTTGACGGTTAAGTTCCATAAGGCGGTGCAGATTGGGCAGCATCTGAACCTGGAAGGAGTGGTCGAAAGCCAGAAGGGACGGTTATATATCACCCGCGGGGAGATGCGATTGGAAAGCGGTGAAGTTGCTGCCTCGGCGTCAGGTAAGTATCTGGAGGTCCGGGAAGATATGAAAGGGAAAC encodes:
- a CDS encoding PaaI family thioesterase, which gives rise to MIEIARYSGCFICGDQNQYGLKVKFFYTEGKAVAECTAQQHFEGYKDIYHGGITASLLDEVMIKALLARHIFAMTVELTVKFHKAVQIGQHLNLEGVVESQKGRLYITRGEMRLESGEVAASASGKYLEVREDMKGKLLTSLERKS